A single Cucumis melo cultivar AY chromosome 4, USDA_Cmelo_AY_1.0, whole genome shotgun sequence DNA region contains:
- the LOC127149005 gene encoding uncharacterized protein LOC127149005, with translation MRIDTSSATIISAVHSRSNHGQTRLLDRSSLTIIVAGPSRFYNDSMSSLKEEGSRSIVWNCSGKHTFELGHSCRRPPRMRIIKCWNSNPSLPQRVVSHSLRMRYAIRCWVDDQATQKALVGDPSRRPAERQVQAVRRHLVRNLHKKRLNYKLNFMKLWNGLKYKIEITKH, from the exons atgaggattgacacttcctctgcgaccattatatcagccgtgcattccag gagcaatcacggacaaacaaggctgctagacagaagcagccttacaatcattgtagcgggtccaagtcgtttctacaacgacagtatgagctcgctgaaagaagagggcagccggtcgatcgtgtggaattgttccgggaaacacacgttcgagctgggacattcgtgtcgcaggccgccgaggatgcgcat aatcaaatgctggaactccaatcccagcctaccccagagggtagtcagccactctctgaggatgagatatgcgatcaggtgttgggtagacgaccaggctactcaaaaggccttggttggggacccaagccgaaggcccgcagaacggcaagtgcaagcagttcgtcgacatcttgttcgcaatctacacaaaaagagattgaattacaagctaaacttcatgaagctttggaacggattgaagtacaagatagaaatcaccaagcattag
- the LOC103503448 gene encoding protein EXORDIUM-like 2 produces the protein MECCRRIPSSSFGVVAISLLLVVLVSVPKADANKDPLTALENHGGKMLKGKLDLSVVFYGQFGRIQKNRLRAFLKSLNQNGPAGSRSQVSSWWRMVSSYVPGAAEIKVKVVKQYVDPNYSLGKVMTRDFIKILVKNAVVGLRGAIPVIVGARDVTVEGLCMGKCAEHGVIDGIPYVIIGNPETECPGACAWPFRRADYGPAGAILKPPSGDVGADAMVVSLASGLASVVSNPFHTGLYQLGEKGDMIEASTACPGMFGTGAAPGYSGKVAVDPHTGGAYNAVGFKGKKFLLPALWNPKTSSCWTVM, from the coding sequence atggagtGTTGTAGGCGAATTCCAAGTTCATCATTTGGGGTAGTAGCCATCTCCCTTCTCCTGGTGGTGTTGGTGAGCGTCCCTAAGGCAGATGCCAACAAGGATCCATTGACCGCATTAGAAAACCACGGCGGGAAGATGCTTAAAGGCAAGCTGGATTTGTCGGTGGTATTCTACGGGCAATTCGGACGGATCCAGAAGAACAGACTGAGGGCATTTTTGAAGTCGTTGAATCAAAATGGTCCAGCTGGGTCTCGTTCACAAGTTTCGTCCTGGTGGCGCATGGTTAGCTCCTACGTTCCAGGGGCTGCCGAAATTAAAGTCAAGGTTGTGAAGCAATACGTGGATCCCAATTACTCTCTTGGAAAAGTTATGACTCGTGATTTTATTAAGATTCTTGTCAAAAACGCCGTCGTTGGATTGCGAGGTGCCATCCCCGTGATCGTGGGAGCCAGAGACGTGACGGTTGAAGGGCTTTGCATGGGGAAATGCGCAGAGCATGGAGTTATTGATGGAATTCCGTACGTGATTATTGGGAACCCAGAGACGGAGTGCCCAGGAGCCTGTGCATGGCCATTTCGCAGAGCCGACTACGGCCCCGCCGGTGCCATCCTTAAGCCACCAAGCGGTGACGTCGGGGCAGATGCCATGGTCGTGTCCTTGGCCTCTGGCTTGGCCTCCGTCGTCAGCAACCCCTTCCATACAGGCTTATACCAGCTGGGCGAGAAGGGTGACATGATTGAGGCCTCCACCGCCTGCCCAGGCATGTTTGGCACTGGAGCCGCCCCTGGCTACTCCGGAAAGGTCGCCGTTGACCCCCATACTGGTGGCGCTTACAATGCCGTTGGCTTTAAGGGCAAGAAGTTTCTTCTTCCTGCTCTTTGGAACCCTAAGACGTCCTCTTGTTGGACTGTCATGTAA
- the LOC103503447 gene encoding uncharacterized protein LOC103503447, translating to MSLYFPISSLPQIQLPFSSPPLSSPNFTPIPSLPSPSSSSSSSYSPSSLSFTFIHRCRFSSMAGGFDSFNAFVSCRVFSGYGTGEFSSGSEEEEEDDEGNGSDEDLLVGIEHLHDINPSSSRLPDRWDVLGLGQAMVDFSGMVDDEFLKKLGLEKGIRKVVNHEERGRVLRAMDGRSYKAAAGGSLSNSLVALARLGIRPMKGPTFNVAMTGSIGSDPLGSFYRSKLSRANVHFLSPPVKDGTTGTVIVLTTPDAQRTMLAYQGTSSTVNYSPALASVISKTNVLVVEGYLFELPDTIKTIQKACEEAHRSGALVAVTASDVSCIERHFDDFWEIVGNFADIVFANHEEAAALCHFDSKESSISAVRYLSHFVPLVSVTDGHRGSYIGVKGEAVYIPPCPCVPLDTCGAGDAYASGILYGILQGVSDLKEMGTFAAKIAARVVGQQGTRLRVQDAMELADAFSSFQSDIGSSHV from the exons ATGTCTCTCTattttcccatctcttctcttCCTCAAATTCAGCTTCCCTTTTCTTCTCCACCTCTCTCTTCCCCTAATTTCACTCCTATTCCTTCTCTTCCTtctccctcttcttcttcttcttcttcatattcaCCTTCTTCCCTCTCTTTCACTTTCATTCACCGATGCAGATTCTCTTCAATGGCCGGAGGCTTCGATTCTTTCAACGCTTTCGTTTCCTGTCGTGTTTTTAGCGGCTATGGCACAGGGGAGTTTTCTAGTGGTAgtgaggaagaagaggaagatgatgaaggGAATGGTTCTGATGAGGATCTCCTGGTCGGAATTGAACATCTCCATGACATTAATCCCTCTTCTTCTCGTTTGCCTGACAGATGGGACGTCTTGGGGCTTGGTCAAGCTATG GTAGATTTTTCTGGTATGGTAGATGACGAGTTTCTGAAGAAACTGGGTTTAGAGAAGGGTATAAGGAAGGTTGTAAATCATGAGGAAAGAGGTAGAGTATTGCGGGCAATGGACGGTCGCAGCTATAAGGCGGCTGCTGGCGGATCTCTTTCGAACAGCCTGGTGGCCTTGGCAAGGCTGGGTATTAGACCCATGAAAGGCCCTACTTTCAATGTAGCTATGACTGGTAGTATAGGGAGTGATCCATTGGGCAGCTTCTACAG GTCAAAACTAAGTCGTGCGAATGTACATTTTCTTTCTCCTCCCGTCAAGGATGGGACAACAGGAACAGTCATTGTTCTTACTACCCCTGATGCCCAGCGAACAATGCTTGCATATCAG GGTACATCTTCCACTGTGAATTATAGTCCAGCGTTAGCTAGTGTAATTAGCAAGACAAATGTACTTGTAGTTGAAGGGTATTTATTTGAACTGCCTGATACAATTAAAACGATTCAAAAAGCATGCGAGGAAGCACACCGAAGCGGTGCTCTAGTTGCAGTCACAGCTTCAGACGTCTCCTGCATCGAAAGACATTTTGACGATTTTTG GGAAATTGTTGGAAACTTTGCGGATATTGTTTTTGCAAACCATGAAGAAGCGGCAGCTCTATGTCATTTTGACTCCAAGGAAAGTTCTATATCAGCTGTAAGGTATCTGAGTCATTTTGTTCCGCTTGTCTCGGTCACGGATGGGCACAGAGGTTCATACATAGGTGTCAAAGGAGAAGCAGTATATATCCCACCTTGTCCATGCGTACCTCTCGACACTTGTGGCGCTGGAGATGCCTATGCGTCAGGTATTTTGTACGGTATTTTGCAGGGAGTCTCAGATTTGAAAGAAATGGGAACATTTGCAGCGAAAATTGCGGCCAGAGTGGTCGGGCAACAGGGAACTCGTTTAAGGGTTCAAGATGCCATGGAGCTTGCAGATGCATTTTCTAGCTTTCAGTCTGATATTGGCTCATCACATGTGTAG
- the LOC107992222 gene encoding protein EXORDIUM-like 4, producing the protein MECCRRIQSSPFGLVAISLLLVLLVSVPKADANTDPLTALDNHGGQMLKGKLDLSVVFYGQFGRIQKNTLRAFLKSLNQKGPAGSGSQVSSWWRMVSSYVPGAAEIKVKVVKQYVDPNYSLGKVMTRDFIKILVKNAVVGLPGAIPVIVGARDVTVEGLCMGKCAEHGVIDKIPYVIIGNPETECPGACAWPFHRADYGPAGAILKPPSGDVGADAMVVALASGLASVVTNPYLTGLYQLGEKANMIEASTACPGMFGTGATPGYPGKVAVDPHTGGAYNAVGFKGKKFLLPALWNPKTSSCWTVM; encoded by the coding sequence atggagTGTTGTAGGCGAATTCAAAGTTCACCATTTGGGTTAGTAGCCATCTCCCTTCTCCTGGTTTTGTTGGTGAGTGTCCCTAAGGCAGATGCCAACACGGATCCATTGACCGCATTAGATAACCACGGCGGGCAGATGCTTAAAGGCAAGCTGGATTTGTCGGTGGTATTCTACGGGCAATTCGGACGGATCCAGAAGAACACACTGAGGGCATTTTTGAAGTCGTTGAATCAAAAAGGTCCAGCTGGGTCTGGTTCACAAGTCTCGTCCTGGTGGCGCATGGTTAGCTCCTACGTTCCAGGGGCTGCCGAAATTAAAGTCAAGGTTGTGAAACAATACGTGGATCCCAATTACTCTCTTGGAAAAGTTATGACTCGTGATTTCATTAAGATTCTTGTCAAAAACGCCGTCGTGGGATTGCCAGGTGCTATCCCCGTGATTGTGGGAGCCAGAGACGTGACGGTTGAAGGGCTTTGCATGGGGAAATGCGCAGAGCATGGAGTTATTGATAAAATTCCATACGTGATTATTGGGAACCCAGAGACGGAGTGCCCAGGAGCCTGTGCATGGCCATTCCACCGTGCCGACTACGGCCCTGCTGGTGCCATCCTCAAGCCGCCAAGCGGCGATGTCGGGGCGGATGCCATGGTCGTGGCATTGGCCTCTGGCTTGGCCTCCGTCGTCACCAATCCCTATCTTACAGGCTTATACCAGCTGGGCGAGAAGGCTAACATGATCGAGGCCTCCACCGCCTGCCCAGGCATGTTTGGCACTGGAGCCACCCCTGGCTACCCTGGCAAGGTTGCCGTTGACCCCCACACTGGCGGCGCTTACAATGCAGTTGGCTTTAAGGGCAAGAAGTTTCTTCTTCCTGCTCTTTGGAACCCAAAGACGTCCTCTTGTTGGACTGTCATGTAA
- the LOC103503445 gene encoding protein CDI: MGSSNGENHPAVGDEQPFRIFVGYDVREDLAFEVCRHSILKRSSIPVEIIPIKQADLRKNGVYWRERGQTESTEFSFSRFLTPYLANYKGWAMFVDCDFLYLADIKELRDLIDNKFAVMCVHHDYTPKETTKMDGAVQTVYPRKNWSSMVLYNCGHPKNKVLTPEIVNTQTGAFLHRFQWLEDNEIGSVPFVWNFLEGHNKIVEGDLTTLPKAIHYTRGGPWFEAWKNCEFGDLWVKEMEEYKKTEKTSEE, translated from the coding sequence ATGGGTTCTTCCAATGGAGAGAATCATCCTGCTGTTGGAGATGAGCAACCATTTAGGATCTTTGTGGGCTATGATGTTCGTGAAGATCTTGCGTTTGAGGTCTGTCGCCATTCCATCTTGAAGCGATCTTCAATCCCTGTTGAGATCATACCAATCAAGCAAGCAGATCTGAGAAAGAATGGTGTCTATTGGCGTGAGAGAGGACAAACTGAAAGCACCGAATTTTCGTTTTCACGGTTCTTAACTCCTTATTTGGCAAATTATAAAGGATGGGCAATGTTTGTGGATTGTGATTTCCTGTATCTAGCTGATATTAAGGAACTGAGGGACTTAATTGACAATAAGTTTGCAGTTATGTGTGTCCACCATGATTATACTCCAAAAGAAACTACAAAAATGGATGGTGCAGTTCAAACTGTTTACCCAAGGAAGAATTGGTCTTCAATGGTTTTGTACAATTGTGGGCATCCAAAGAACAAAGTGTTAACACCTGAGATTGTCAACACTCAAACTGGTGCATTTCTTCATAGATTTCAATGGCTTGAGGATAATGAAATTGGGTCAGTCCCATTTGTTTGGAACTTTCTTGAAGGCCATAACAAGATTGTGGAAGGTGATTTAACCACTCTCCCTAAAGCAATTCACTACACTCGTGGTGGACCATGGTTTGAAGCTTGGAAGAATTGTGAATTTGGAGATCTCTGGGTGAAAGAAATGGAGGAGTATAAGAAGACTGAGAAGACATCTGAAGAATAG